In Microbulbifer pacificus, the genomic stretch CTTGTTATTCTGCGTATCCTCACGGATGAGGAACCCAAGCCATGCAACGCCAACCCGGATTTACCCTGATTGAACTGATCATCACCCTGGCAATTCTTACCATTGTCCTTTCACTGGCCGCACCGGGCATGTCCGAGCTTGTACGCCGCTACCAGTCGGAGGCAAAGGCGCGGGAGCTTTTCGATCTTCTGCAGTTAATGCGCAGCCGCGCCTACAGCGAACGGCAAAAATACTCACTATGTCCCAGCAGTGACGGCGTGAGCTGCGGAACCGACTGGTCTTCAGGTGCGCTGCTATTTGCTGACAGCAATGGCGATGGCGAGAAAAACAATGGCGAGGTAATAGAAAAAATATTTTCCGGAGCGGAAGCTGGCGGATCTTTGCGCTGGCGCGCATTCAATAATCGAGGCTATATCCTCTTTCGTCCCGATGGAACCACACCAGCACAAAGCGGTAACTTTTCTTACTGCCCTCCGGATGGCGAGGCCAAAAATGGCTGGGTCATTGTGATGAACGCCATAGGGCGTCCCTATTTAGGCAAAGATAACGACGGTGACGGCGTGAGGGAAACAGGCAGCGGGGAGAACCTCAGCTGCCCGATGGCAGACTGATCAACTGCAGGTTTTATTCCAACACATGTCTCCAGCACCGAATGCACCATCATTGCCGCGATCCCATGCTTTTTCCCCTGTAGATTTGAACTGAAGATCACCGTCATCAGCCTGGGCATTTTTTGCCTGAGCCTGAAGTGTATAGGAACTGCCATCCGCCGCCGTCACTCGGAGATTATAAAACTTGGTACCGCCGTCCAACGGGGCCTCGCCAGCGAATATCGACGGAACACCATTGCCATCAGCCGCACCCGTATAGGTTCCATTTGCGGTAAAGTGCTGCTCCATTGCCTGAGCCAGTCCCAGAAGTGCGCCCTGGGCATCCGCCCGGCGCGATGTCTTGACATGCTCCTGGTACGACGGCCAGGCAACGCCGGCAAGTATTCCAATGATAGCCACGGCGATCATCAGCTCAATCAAGCTGAACCCAAATTGTTTTTTCATTGCCAAATCCACTCACTTGCTAATTTTTTAAACCCGGCTTCTCGCTAGGCATGTTGGGCAATCAGTTGGGAATCATTTCTTCCCAGGCCAGTCGTCCCTCGCGGTCACCCCCGCCCACATTGATATCCCGGTCATTGATAGTGCCGGCACTGGTAGAGGTGTACTGTCTCTTGCCTCCCAGGAAGCCCGGCTTATTCGGGATCCCCTCATTCACCATTTCACCGACTACGCCCATATCCGCACTATCGATAACACCATCATTGTTCGCGTCGTACACCGCATACTCTGAAGGTGCGAGCCCGGTCCGTACATCGACCGACATCAACCACCCGTATCCGCCAGCGGAACACACCTGCCCGGTAGGAATGAGAGTGTTAAAGAAAAGTACATTACGCAGCAAATCCGGACGCGTGGTAACCCGCTCTCCGCCATCCGGGGAAACACCAGACAGCAGGGAGATATACCAACCGGATTTATTGCTCCAGTTCAACGCCGTTCCACTGAGCGTGCGATGCTGAACTGTCCCTCCACTGCTCTGCGTGACGTCCTTCGTTCCAATAGACCGGGGCTCCAGATTATTTTTGTCCAGGTTATACGTTCCGTTATCCGACACTGCATAAAAACCTCCCGCAGCGGTATTCGCAGTATCGGCATCCGTCAGATACTGGCCGCTACCGAATGTCACCAGCAGATTGGGAGAGGCTCCGTTTTCATTCGCAGTATTTCTCGCCACCAGTGGAGCACCGGTGATTGGCTCGCCGGCAGCGGTGAACAGTTTATTCACCGTGCCAGTAGCAACCCCTGACGTCCATTTCGCATTGGTTTCCACGTCAAAAGCCCACATATTGCCACGCAGATCGCCGGCATAAACGCGGTCGATCGTGCCATCGAGATCGGTATCGATAATTGCCGGGGTCGAAAGGCCGTTCTTATCTGCCTGGCTACCTGTACTGGTAGACAGGTAAACATGTCCACTGCCATCCAGATAGACGATAAACAACCCGGCGTCACCGGTAAGACTGTTATAGCCATTACCAAAAACTGCCGCCCACTTGCCATTTGACATGCGACCAATCTGTGGACGGCTGTAAGAGTAACCAAGATTACTGTTACTGCTGTCAGTAAACTCCCACAGTACTAGAGAGCCAGCGTTAGCGGCAGTAAATGAGGCGGGGTTGGTGATGTCGAGCGCAAAGTACCCCTTGCCACCGCCCCCCAGTCCACCGACAAGAACGGTTTTCCAGGCGCTATTGATATACGCATCTCCAACCGTTGGAGTACCGTCCACATAGTATTTGTGAAGGTAGTTCTGCGATGTCAATGCGTGTAAACCGAGCTCAGTTTCAGTACTGGAAAGCACAGAAGGGAGGTAGCCAATCAGTTCTTTACCGGCATCCGTACCTGTTGTTGAGGCATTGAAACCATGCAGGAAGCCATCATTCGCGCCCACATATACCATCGGTGTGCGACTTGCCTTGCCGCTCTTGAATGCAGCGTAACTGCTCGCTTCCGCGAACTCCGCATTCTCCCACTTACCGACTGGCTCACCTACATACACCGGCGTCGAATTGACAATATCGCCGAGACGGCTGCTACGCTGACGGAACTCATTGCTCCCGTTGCCTTCCTTGGTACGATCACCACGCAGATAGTCAACGCGCTCCGACGCGCGATTATCTGCCACGGATACGCCGGTCGACGTATTGATATTCAAGTCCAGCTCGGTATCTCCATCACTACCGGTAAAATCTAGTCCGGCAGCAGTAAATGCGACGCCACCAGTGCCAGGCTTATAGGTGAGCAGTGTCCGTGTACTCGGCGCGGTTTGGTCGAGTATGGTTCCGGCTTCCCAAGAAGCAGTTGTGGAAATATTGCCCGCGCTGTCGATAGCCAGAGCGGACAGTTCACCGCTCCAGTCGCCGCTGTCGAACTTGGCCGCGTAGATAGCGGAGTCCGCTTCCAGCGAGGTTGAGTTAAAGGCTACGGAGCTGGAACTTCCGACAATTGCATGGACCTTGCTGATGATCTGATTGAAGGTGACTTTCAGCTCGGCCGCGTTGTCCGCAGTGTAAACCCCACCGCCACCAAGCTTGCCGGCATTTTTCATTACATCGGTTTCTGTTAGGCCATCATTGGCGAATCCGATGATATAACTGATGATATTGTGTTTTACCGGGGTACCGTCTGGTTCTTTCAAATCCGGGCGAAGATCAATGTCATATAACGCTTTGATGACATCATCCATTTCACTGCTGGTGCACCCTCCAGGATTACCCGAACAGTTGTAGTCATATCCCTTTAGATGATCACTAATGCTGTCATCACTGGTGGGCTCACCATCGGTGAGTGCCACCATGAAGCTTTTTTGGCAATAAAACTGTATTGCGGCCCCTTCAGTGCTACTGGTTGGCTTAGCGACATTCGGGGTGACATCATCCCAGTCTGGAGAAAAATTGAAAATATTTTTACCCGCGGTCGTCACCGTGCCGCCATCACTACCTTTGTACGAAAGATCTTTATTCTCGAACCCCGTAATAAAATAGCGTCCGACACCAGTGAAGCTCTCTGCCAAGGGAGTGCTTCCATCCGCTGTAATACCCTTAATCACATTCAGATAATCGGTGCGATTATCGTCAGTAACACTTTCGAGCCCACGTAATGCTCGTGCACCATCACTACCATCAAATTGCATCAATCCTATACGAACATCCTCTAGATCCGACACCAACTCAATTGCTGATGTTTTCATGACATCGGTTCGTGTGACCGCAACTTTTGAGCGTGCCGCATCTCCGTCGAACTCAAGAAATTTGGCTGCTTCGTATGTCCCAGCTTCATTTCTAGACGAGAAAAACCAATTCAACAGATGCCCACTGGCCGACTCATCTCTGTAATCTCCAAACTGAGGATCGCTACCAGTATAGTAGTAATCATTAGACGTATTGTACGCATGTATCCAGGCACGATAATCAGCATCATCATCAAAGCAGTCGTTTGTAGAATCCCATTCCCTCCAGTTTTCCTCCGTTTTCCCACCAGAATCCATCTTGAATTTTACGCTGCCGTCATCAATATCCACTTGAAATTGAACTTCATAATTCCCTGTTCGCCATTTTCCGTTACTCCAATAGCGGTATGTCGAAGATATAGGGTTCGCGCAGCTCGCATATGTTGCATTTTCATCATATTCACTTGGAGGCCAAATCTCTCCCTGCATTGATCCTGAAGAATCCAGCACAAACATAATATTTGGCTCCGCGGATCCACGGGTATATAGCGGGACATCGGAGAGATCACCCGGAGCCGCTGAAACGCTGGTGGCCAGTGACAATAGAAAAGCCGCACTGAGGGAACGGAGAGACAATCGCTGTTTGATCTTGTTATTCCATTTCATGGTTAGTTCTCAATTCAAATGGTTGCCGCCGCAGGCATTACATTGCCTTACCGTAGAGAGTCACGATAATACGTTCCGTACCACCGATCCCCGTCCCCCGCGTGACGATCTTGAAGACACGGGTATCATCGAACTCAAGACCGGTATTACCGGTACTCAAATCCACATCGGCAGCATTGGAATCGTCGGAGGCCAGTCCCGCCAGCTCAATAAAAATACGTCCTTTCAGTTTCGTGTTGCCATCGGCTCCCTTCATACCCACGTCCCACTCCTCGGAATTGGTATCCGTCCAGGTAGCATCGGCAAACAGGTCATCGGGGCCGTCACCTTCGCTGCGCAACCAGCCGGTTGTGCCAAAGCCGCTGATATCGCTCAGACCATCGATATAGGCCTCTCCCTGCCTCGCCATGGACTCGGCGACTTCCAGAGCGATCTTGGCATCACGGGAGGCGAAGGTCATGCGTTCGCCCATCATTACACCACGCGCTCCTGCGATACCGATCATGGTCAGCACCAGCAGTAAAACGAGGCTGACGATCAACACGGCTCCCCGCTGAC encodes the following:
- a CDS encoding GspH/FimT family pseudopilin → MQRQPGFTLIELIITLAILTIVLSLAAPGMSELVRRYQSEAKARELFDLLQLMRSRAYSERQKYSLCPSSDGVSCGTDWSSGALLFADSNGDGEKNNGEVIEKIFSGAEAGGSLRWRAFNNRGYILFRPDGTTPAQSGNFSYCPPDGEAKNGWVIVMNAIGRPYLGKDNDGDGVRETGSGENLSCPMAD
- a CDS encoding type IV pilin protein translates to MKKQFGFSLIELMIAVAIIGILAGVAWPSYQEHVKTSRRADAQGALLGLAQAMEQHFTANGTYTGAADGNGVPSIFAGEAPLDGGTKFYNLRVTAADGSSYTLQAQAKNAQADDGDLQFKSTGEKAWDRGNDGAFGAGDMCWNKTCS
- a CDS encoding pilus assembly protein encodes the protein MKWNNKIKQRLSLRSLSAAFLLSLATSVSAAPGDLSDVPLYTRGSAEPNIMFVLDSSGSMQGEIWPPSEYDENATYASCANPISSTYRYWSNGKWRTGNYEVQFQVDIDDGSVKFKMDSGGKTEENWREWDSTNDCFDDDADYRAWIHAYNTSNDYYYTGSDPQFGDYRDESASGHLLNWFFSSRNEAGTYEAAKFLEFDGDAARSKVAVTRTDVMKTSAIELVSDLEDVRIGLMQFDGSDGARALRGLESVTDDNRTDYLNVIKGITADGSTPLAESFTGVGRYFITGFENKDLSYKGSDGGTVTTAGKNIFNFSPDWDDVTPNVAKPTSSTEGAAIQFYCQKSFMVALTDGEPTSDDSISDHLKGYDYNCSGNPGGCTSSEMDDVIKALYDIDLRPDLKEPDGTPVKHNIISYIIGFANDGLTETDVMKNAGKLGGGGVYTADNAAELKVTFNQIISKVHAIVGSSSSVAFNSTSLEADSAIYAAKFDSGDWSGELSALAIDSAGNISTTASWEAGTILDQTAPSTRTLLTYKPGTGGVAFTAAGLDFTGSDGDTELDLNINTSTGVSVADNRASERVDYLRGDRTKEGNGSNEFRQRSSRLGDIVNSTPVYVGEPVGKWENAEFAEASSYAAFKSGKASRTPMVYVGANDGFLHGFNASTTGTDAGKELIGYLPSVLSSTETELGLHALTSQNYLHKYYVDGTPTVGDAYINSAWKTVLVGGLGGGGKGYFALDITNPASFTAANAGSLVLWEFTDSSNSNLGYSYSRPQIGRMSNGKWAAVFGNGYNSLTGDAGLFIVYLDGSGHVYLSTSTGSQADKNGLSTPAIIDTDLDGTIDRVYAGDLRGNMWAFDVETNAKWTSGVATGTVNKLFTAAGEPITGAPLVARNTANENGASPNLLVTFGSGQYLTDADTANTAAGGFYAVSDNGTYNLDKNNLEPRSIGTKDVTQSSGGTVQHRTLSGTALNWSNKSGWYISLLSGVSPDGGERVTTRPDLLRNVLFFNTLIPTGQVCSAGGYGWLMSVDVRTGLAPSEYAVYDANNDGVIDSADMGVVGEMVNEGIPNKPGFLGGKRQYTSTSAGTINDRDINVGGGDREGRLAWEEMIPN
- a CDS encoding pilus assembly PilX family protein yields the protein MKSVNRQRGAVLIVSLVLLLVLTMIGIAGARGVMMGERMTFASRDAKIALEVAESMARQGEAYIDGLSDISGFGTTGWLRSEGDGPDDLFADATWTDTNSEEWDVGMKGADGNTKLKGRIFIELAGLASDDSNAADVDLSTGNTGLEFDDTRVFKIVTRGTGIGGTERIIVTLYGKAM